Below is a genomic region from Trichoderma asperellum chromosome 2, complete sequence.
TCCTCCCGTTGTGTGATTTACCGTTTTTATTTGTCTCTCACTTTCTTCAGTGAGCGCTCTGTGATATGAATGAGGCTCTTTTTTGATAGATTTTTCTGGCGGCGCGTGTACATCGTGCAACCAAGGCAGCGAAAGCGAAGCAGCCTCCGGTACGCAGTACCAAATGTGTACTTACGCGCGGTACGTGCAGCTCCACACCGTCATTGGCTGCGTCCGCGGCGTGCGAGGTTGCGTCAGGGCAAAAACAGCTGGGCAAGTGACGTTATTGGACAGGGCGTGTCCAGCCGGCTGCAGCGCTGATGGTGTCCTGCCGTGGTAGCAGTGACCTCAGCCCCAGGCGTCACCGGATCACCTGCGTCGGCCACTTCCAGTAGCAGCCGGCGGCTTACCTAAGTGACAGACCGGGgagctgattttttttttttctttttctttttcttgttttcgcCTCAGGCCACATGCTTAACCTGTACTGGAGGGGCGTAGAAAAGCGGGCCCCGGCCGTGTCCCTTGTGCTGCTAGTAATATTTACTTGGCTTGAATCGCCCCTTGCCGCGCCGCCCgtctcgttttttttttcccttctctctgcGCAGGTGCCGCATCAAGCTGCGGGCCATCTCTTTGACTTCCCTTCCGCCAAACCACCGTCCGCCGGTTGTCGTGTCAACTCTCTGGCAGCGACCTGGACGACTCTGCGTGCGTGTGCATCTGCATCGGCATTGCAATCGCGACGAGCTTATTGCTGTCCTTTGGTTTGTGCTCGTTTGCTGTGAATCCCCGCAGCAGCTGGTGCTCGTTTGCGAGTGCTTGCCCTcgacgactttttttttccgcctGCACTTTTGCGGACCacgctctctctttctgcaCCCCTGTGGCCGTTTTCATCCACCTACCCTGACGCGACCCAGCTATATCATCGTCGCGCCTCGTCTCTAAGCATCTACCCTCCTTTCTCgtctttgtttctctttcacATCCCCTACTGCTGCCACTTCCTCTGTCGCCGCCATGGTTACTTTCGCCCTTCCCGGCGAGTACGACGCCGCGGATGCTGGAAGCAGCACTCCCATGTCACGTCCTCCTCTGCCCTTCGCGAAGCGCACCTACGTCGCGACGCCATATGCCCACAAGCGCCTGGGAACGCCTCACACAGCTCCATCGCGTAAGCTGCTGATAAAGCGTGATGAAGTATCATCGGGCTCCCTGAACCGAAACGGCGTCTCCTCCCGCAGCAACCTCTTCAAAGCCTCCGTCGCCGAGGACCTTCCGACGAGTTCCTTCTCGCCCAGCATCCCTCAGAGCACGATGAAGAAGGTCTTCGCCCCTGGTGTGACTCCCGAGCCGAGTCGCGTTTATCGCGAGTCCACTGCTCGCCCGACGCCTCGCGGCTTGGCCGCTCACTCCTCAGACAAGGAGCTGTTCAACATGCGAATCTCATCGCCGCCTCCAGAACTGACCGGCGAAGTCTTGGCAAACAAGGTGCCAAAGGACTGGAATTCTAAGGGATCCATCTATGCCGATCAGTTTTTGGCCCATCTCTGTCCTCCAGACCTCGACGACGAGCAGCGTCGCCAGTTCTTCTGCATTCTCGATCTCCGTCGACTGAAATATGCCGCCAACGAGATCTTCTCCAAGAAGACTTGGAAGCTCAACATTATGAACTTTGCCAAAGAGTTTGAAAAGAGCCGAAGCATTATTCTGCTTCGATATGGACTGTACGAGTTCCAGAGCGTTAAGCCGTCCAAGGAAGTTCTCAAGAGATGGCGACGAGAACATGGCCTGCCCGAtcccgaagaagaagaggaggaggaggaggccagCGGCACGCCGAGCAAGCCAACGTCCATCAAGAAGCGAAAGGCTGATGATGACCTTTCAAAGGAGACTGCTGATGCGACTGAGAATGTGGCAACAGCGAGCAAGCGAAGGGTTACCGTCACGGATGAGGTGGACGAGCCTACTGCCGTCACTCCTGCTCCTAACAAGAATAAGAGAAAGACTGTCACCAACGAAGGTTCGCCCGCCAAGTTGCAAAAAGCTACTCCATCTACCGCAAAGTCGCTCTTTGAAAAGATTGCCAGCAAGCCGGCTGCGACCCCCGCATCTCCCCTTGCGTCTCCCGCCGGTTCTCTGGCTGCTGCCTCTCCCGTTCCTTCTCCCACTCCCTTCAAATCGGTTGACAAGAATGCTGCCAATGGTAAACTGTCTCGCTCAGTGTTCAACAACTCTTTGAAGCCCCCGGTCAACGGCAGCGGCAACATCTTTGGCTATCTGTCCGATGCTAGCTCTGCAAAGAATAGCGGCATTGAAGCCGATGCCGAGAGTGAATCTGAGTCTGacgttgaagatgacgaagataaCGAAGATAGCCAAGAGGGTGCGCAGAGCGATGAGCCTAGCGGCGCAGCTAGCGGCGCGGGCGACGTTTCCTCTCAAGCTGGATCTAATCTATTTGGCACCAAGCCGTCAACCGGCTTTGGTACTGGTGTATCCAGCGCTGCTGGTACAAGGGATAGCACTCCAGGCCGCAGTCTCTTTGACCGTATCACAAAGGATCAAGATGGGCAACCAGTGCGAGCCGACGAGTCTGCGGATGAAATCGCCATCAAGAAACCAGCCTCATCCATCAACCAGACCTGGAATCCCACGACCCAACCCCTCAAATTTGCCCCTACCTCATCCGCTACCCAAAATGGTTCACTTTTCGGTAAAgccacctccacctccacctccattTTCGCGCCCAAGAGCACTGCACCATCCAACATTTTTGGAGTCTCTAAGCAAGACCAGAGCTCCAAAGCAAACACGCCTCTTTCGGAAGCCGACCTGGCTGGCGGAGAGTCTGATAAGGAAAATGACTCTCAACCTACCAAGAAGGTGTTTTCTGAACCCAAGGTGTCTGCCGTCCCAACCACTGGCGCGTCGCTCTTTGGTCTCAAGCCCGCTGTGGCCGAGCCCGTGAAAGTGAGCGAGCCTGCCAAGCCTGCAGCtaccgccaccaccaacctGTTTGGCGCCATCGGAAATTCTGAAGCAACCTCCAAGCTGTTTGGCGATGTCAAAACATCAATGCCTTCGGCGTCTACGGCTGCTCTGTTTGCTCCAAAGAAGGAAGCTGAGAAGCCCAAGGGTAATGGACTCTTTGGCAGCTCGGATGCCTCAAACGCAAACCCGTTGACTGGCGCGTCTGCAGCTCTCTTTGGCATCAAACCAGCGGCGCCGGCCGCAGCACCACCTTCTGCTCCCCTCTCCGCCCCTTCTCCTACCCCTACCACCAATCTATTTGGTACTGCACCCGCAGCACCACCCGCAACAACCACTCCAGTTACCTCGACTAACTTGTTTGGTGCCGCAGCCCCTGCACCTACTTCCACCTCCACATCTCTGTTTGGAGCCAGTACCCCTGCCTTCACTTCTGAGCCCGCCAAACCGAAGCCTGTCCTGTCCTCGTCCACCAACTTGTTTGGCGCCGCTGcccctgcagcagcaccaacCAGCTTGTTTGGTGCTCCGAGCGCCGTGCCGGCCAAGAAggatccttctcctcctgttGGGGGCCAGCCCACCGCCGCTGCGCCCCTATTTAGCTTTGGATCAGCGGCTGGTGCAGGCCCCAAGCCTACTGAGACTTCCCAGCAAGCTGCCAAATCTCTATTCGGAGCGGCTCCAAAGTCACCTCCAGCTTCATTCTCGACCACCAATTTGTTTGGTGGAAGTCCCATGAAGCAGGACGATGCATCACCAGCAAAGAAGCAGTTTACTGGTCTTGGCACTGATACTTCGGCGCCACCTCCTGTTTTCAACTTCGGCGCGGCAGGCGCAAGCTCAAACTCAAGTTCCAATTTGTTTGGTACCTCGATGAactctgctcctgctcccGCTGCAGCACCTCTCTTTGGTGCGGCCCCATCCAACACTGGATCTGGATCCGGATCTGGAGATGGCAGCGGTGGTGGTTTCAACTTCAACTTTGGATCGGGAGGAGCAGGACCTTCTGGTGGATTCAGCAATCCTTTCACATCTGGCAACGCCGGCGGGAACTCGACCCAGGCCACGACTTCGGCTCCTGGAGGCATGTTCACTTTCGGCTCGTCCACCCCGGCGGGAGGTTCCGGAGGCTCCGCAATATTCCAGTTTGGTAGCGGCACCGGAAGTCAGCCCTCGCAGACATCAGCACCTTTGTTTAATGGTGCGGCCTCGAACACGAGCGTGCCATCTTTTACTGCGACGGCTCCTTCCAGCCAGCCATCATCCATGTTTACCTTTGGAGCAAGCCAGCCTTCCTCCGGATTCAACCTCGCACCGCCAGTTGGTGGCTCCTCGACCACCGGGACAAGTAAGTCTTCTTTTCCGAATCGGAAAATCGCGCCGCTAAAGCGACGGGTCTAGACTCTCCATTCAACCTTGGGGGAGGCTCTAGCTTGGCAACCACACCTGCCGGCGGGACTCCGGAACCATCGACCCAAGTGAAGACGAACAGCAATGCTGCTGATAAtaatgacgaagatggcgagaagCACGAGCAGATTAGCTTGACAGAAGGCGCGGATAGGGACGAAGACATTTTGCACGAAGTTCGCGCAAAAGTACTCAAGTTTGTTCCCGCTGGAGAAGCATCGGatgctgaagagaaaaagtctAAAAGCCCATGGGCTACCCAGGGAGTTGGGCCTCTACGCTTGTTGAAGCACAAAGAAACTAATACGGTGCGCCTGCTTCTGCGAGCGGAACCTAGAGGCAATGTTGCCATGAACCGGTCTGTACTGCCAGATCTATCTTACAAGGCAGATGAGAAGTATGTGAAAATGACTACGTCGAATGACAAGGGTGACGGCCTCGAAACCTGGATGATCCAGGTGAAGACGAAGGATTTGGCCAAGTCATTGGCCGAGGCGTTGGAGACACACAAGGCGTTAAACAAGAAATAATATGGGAATAACAAGTGCATTTTCTACGGCCGGTTGTTCACTAAGGAAATGGGAGATGGGAGGTTTGGGGGACtgtcttttttattactagcaTTGCGGGCGTTAGAAAGCTTGAAACTCAGGAAGGGTTTGCCTCCCCCTCTATTTTTCCCTGGCTGGGGTTTTGTGACAGAATGAAAACCTATATATCCCAAGGAGTATTCATGCCCTTTTGATTTTGACGATTAACTGTACCCCTACAAGATCATGATAGTGTAATAATTGGAGTTTTTGTACTTTATACAGACGTACTGCTAGTTGAGTGGGAGGGATGGACTATCCTAGAtttgaagaaacaaaagtctAGCGTTTGTACAATGAAATGAGTAAACTTGAAGTTGATCCCTTTGTGTGCCTTTAGTCTATCTGCCAATTCCTGTGCCATTCATATCATAGAGCATTAtgttacttttttaaatcgATATATAACGTAGGTATCAGATAGATGTTGAAACTGAATAAGTACCCATAGGCGGTAGCTGTGACACTGGTAGTCTCGTGGGGGCGGGGAGCTTGCTATCGATAGCGGTACTTGGGTAGCTAAAGTTGCGCGTGGCGCGTCTGCGCTCGCTATAATTCCGTAACTAACCTCGAAACCACCACAACAGCTCTGGTCGAGAGACAAACGCCAGTAGCTATGCCACGGTAGGAACTCATTGCCTGAAGCAGATTGCTTGACTGATCGAGGCTAACTGgaccttttcttttacaaCTCTTTAGCGAGATTATTACCGTTCAAGCTGGACAGTGCGGCAACAGCAGTGAGTGCTATGCGCTTCCGCTCTCcccttcttttccccttgGGCGGTTTGCTCGGGCTTTGTTTACGTGCGGCGAATGCAAGGTTAACACTTTGGCTTCTCTATTCCAGTTGGCAGTCAGTTCTGGCAGCAGCTATGTCAGGAACACGGAATTAGCCAGGACGGCAACCTGGAGGACTTTGCGACGGAGGGCGGCGACCGCAAGGATGTGTTTTACTACCAGAGCGACGATACGCGATATATCCCCCGAGCGATCCTAATCGATCTGGAACCCCGGGTAtgccgccttttttttcaatctatgcgtttttttttgctgcggTTCAATAGTGGCAggaaggagaagacaaagagaatcAGGAGAGGGCTAATGCGTGCGTCTTTCTCAACAATAGGTGTTGAACAGCATTCAGACGGGCCCGTACCGAAATATCTACAACCCGGAGAATTTTTACGTGGGCAAGAATGGAATGGGAGCGGCGAATAACTGGGGTGACGGATACCAGAGCGGTGAGGCGGTTTACGAAGATATTATGGAGATGATTGACCGAGAGGCGGATGGTAGCGACTCGCTCGAGGTAAGCATATAGCTGTGCATATTTTTTTCCGCCTTTGGCTGGATATGTATTTGCTCACGGAATGAGTTCAGGGATTCATGATGCTACATTCTATCGCCGGAGGTACGGGGTCGGGTCTGGGATCATTCCTCCTAGAGCGGCTCAACGATCGGTTCCCGAAGAAAATCATACAGACTTACTCTGTCTTTCCCAACACAACAAACGCCCCAGATGTGGTGGTCCATCCTTACAATAGCGTTCTCTCAATGAGAAGATTGGTACAAAACGCGGACTCCGTTGTCGTCCTAGACAATGGTGCCTTGTCACACATCGCTGCAGATAGACTCCATGTGCAGGAACCCTCATTTCAACAAACAAATCAACTGGTAAGCTGGGGGGATATATGGCTTGAGACACGCTGATGAGCAGTATATAGCTAACTGATATGTGTGTCAAACCATAGGTCGCAACTGTCATGTCTGCGAGCACGACAACTCTACGCTATCCTGGATACATGCACAATGATCTTGTTAGCATCCTGGCCTCGCTGATACCTACACCGCGCTGCCACTTTCTCATGACGGCCTACACACCATTCACCGGTGACCAGGTTGAGCAGGCCAAGACAGTCCGTAAGACGACGGTGCTGGACGTGAtgaggaggctgctgcagccaaagAACCGCATGGTGTCGACGGTGCCGGGCAAGAAGAGCTGTTACATTTCCATCTTGAATGTCATCCAAGGCGAGGTGGATCCGACGGATGTGCATAAGAGTCTGCTGCGTATCCGAGAACGAAAGCTGGCCACTTTCATTCCATGGGGTCCTGCCAGTATTCAGGTGGCGCTGACGAAGAGAAGTCCGTATATGCCAATGAGCCATCGCGTGAGCGGGCTGATGTTGGCGAACCACACGAGCATTGCTACGGTTCGTACACCCTGATCCCATtctgttttattatttcacGTTGCTGACTACATATTGCGATGCAGCTCTTCAAGAGGATATTGAAGCAATATGACGGCATGCGGAAGCGCAATGCCTTTATTGAAGGCTACAAGAAGACGGCACCCTTTTCCGAAAACTTGGACGAGTTTGACGAAGCAAGGCAAGTAGTATCTGATCTGGTTTCAGACTAcgaggcagcagaggatgCGGATTACCTGAATCCCGATAGCGGAGAGAAGCCCACCTCTGCCGATACGGATAGGCGAATGGCAGGAGTGTAAAGAGGTGGAGGTGGGCGTTTGATTATTTCGCTATCTTTATGTGTCAGTACTTGAAGGATGGATGCCCTGACGAGAGTGGGCGCTTCCGATTGGACTGTTTAAGAAAGACATGGAGCGGCTGGCGTTTCGGACAAGGAAATACGTTGATATCTATcattgttttgtttgtttgtttgttttgttttttaatcAAGTAGTAGCTGCTATTACGACAAATCTGAGAAATTTTGACACTCATTTGAGGATATCAGTGGCCAATGTGATGCAATTGGCGCCAGGATTGCAGCCATTGAATGGGCCCTCTTACCCACCTGTTTTACTCTTTATAGACGTGTATAACATCACAATCGGAAGTTTAGCAGCGGAGACATTACATAACTTATGTATATGAGATTGAGATGGCAAATATTCGCAGATCTGGAAGGGGGCAATCGCCTGAATTTGTGGGGAATTGGCCGGAGCATTTTCAGCGGACGGTTGCGAGTATTGCAGACAGTTGAGTGCATAGCGACGTCATTGAGGCGAAGGAATAGGGAAGACAACTCGCGATAAGAAAGTATATAAGACGTTTGCGAAGGgtgaagatgagatggaaaaaaaaaagatatcattttattttactacaATTGAAACAATTGAATAACACTGCGATACAGTAAGTGCAGTGTTGTCATAACAATTAGCACTGCTCATTGCTCACATCAATACCTACTTAGAAAACCtctactactattatacGACTTGTCAATCACCAAACATCTCAAAACACACAACACACACAACAATGTCTCAATCTCAGCACCAGTCCAAAGAACAGCAGATCGCCGATGCCCAGGCGAACCTACCGCTGCCCGAGCAGCCTCCCAAGGCATCAGACTGGAACTCTGCAGACATGCGCACCACGGGCGTGGGATCAGGGCGCATCAGCGGCAACGCGGGCACAGATGCGGGAGCTGAGGCGGGGCTGAGGGGCCCGGCAGTGAAGGCCAGCGAGGAGGTTGACATGAGCAAGATTGGAAGGGAAGGGCTGGACAAATAATGAAATAGTATCAATGTACTGATTTAGAAGTTTTGGCAATTTGACGGTTTATGATACCTAAACAATACACAGCATACAGCACGTGTTAGTGAACCAAATTCAGGCAAGACACCCCCAGCCTCGCCCTACAGGAGGGGTCTCGTAGCGGGGTGAAGAAGCACCCTGATAGCAATGCGTTGTCTCTCATTGGCCGCCTTGCAGCTCTCTCCTCTGAAATTTTAAATCCTGCCCAACCCATCGTCAACATCCTCCCCACGCCCATTGCAATTCTCTCCTCAAGAGCTTCACACTTTTGCCACCAAAAGACGGTCTCCCAGTTTATGTTCCGTCGAATCCTGACCAAAATGGCCGAATCAGCTCCCAAGCGCCTCAAGACCGACAGCAGCGTCCTCGTCGGCACGCACAGCGGCCACTTCCACGCCGACGAGGCCCTCGCCGTGCACATGCTGCGCATGCTGCCCGCCTACCGCGACAGCCGCCTGGTGCGCACGCGCGACCCCAAGACGCTCGAGACGTGCCACACCGTCGTCGACGTCGGCGGCGAGTACGACGCCCAGCGCAACCGCTACGACCACCACCAGCGCGGCTTCGACACCACCTTTCCCGGCAAGAACACCAAGCTGTCGAGCGCGGGGCTGGTCTACATGCACTTTGGCCGCGACCTGATTGCCCAGAGCATCCAGCAGGCGGCCGACAATAGCACTGCTGCTGACTCCAGCGCCGACGTCGAGCTGCTGTACAACAAAATCTACGAAAACTTCATCGAGGCCGTCGACGCCCACGACAACGGCATCTCGCGCTACGACCGGGACGCCCTCCAGGCCGCCGGCATCGAGCAGCGCTTCAGCACCGGCGGCTTCACCCTCGGCGCCATGGTCGGCCGCCTGAACCCCAACTGGAACGACCCCAAGCccgccgacgccgacgagGCCCAGCAGGCCGAGGACCAGCTCTTCCTGACGGCCAGCCGCCGCATCGGCGAGGAGTTTGAGCGCACCCTCGACTTCATGACAAAGGCCTGGCTGCCCGCCCGCACCATTGTCCAGCAGGCCTTTGACCAGCGCGCCAAGCACGACCCGGAGGGCcgcatcctcgtcatcgagGGTCAGAGCGTGCCCTGGAAGGAGCACCTGTATGCTCTCGAGGGCGAGGGCAACCCTTCGGTGCTGTACGTGCTCTACGCCGAGAGCACCAACCCCGGTGCCAAGTGGAGGATCCAGTGCGTGCCCGAGACGCAAGACTCCTTCACCAGCCGGAAGCCATTGCCCGAGGCGTGGAGGGGATTCCGTGACGCCGAGCTGGATGGCGTTTGCGGAGTCGATGGCTGCGTCTTCGTCCATGCGGCGGGCTTCATTGGCGGTAACAAGACGTTCGAGGGCGCCATGGAGATGGCTACCAAGGCATTGGCAttgtaatataaaatattaaaaaaaaaaaaaaaaaaaaagagagagagagagagagagaaatttcTGGAATTTGTAATGACCGTTAATGACGAcaagcaaaagaaatgaTATCCCTTATGCTTtggggaagaaaggaaaggaaaggaaaggaaaggggagaaaaaaaaattgaataaATTTTGAAATCACGtctgttttctttgttttgtgtATGCTACACAGATAAATAATCCCTCTGGCCGTCTTTCATCCTTTGATTTGCCTTTGCATCAATTAACACCCAGTAAGCATACCTACACAGAGATTTAATAGCCATAGCAACAAAAGGTACATAGGTCGAAACCCAGcgtcagaaaaaaaaagatcaaaaccgacgacgacgacgacgacgacgacgacagtAGTAGTGAGGTGAAACCCCATTCTCATTGTGGGACACATACGCAAA
It encodes:
- a CDS encoding uncharacterized protein (EggNog:ENOG41); the encoded protein is MVTFALPGEYDAADAGSSTPMSRPPLPFAKRTYVATPYAHKRLGTPHTAPSRKLLIKRDEVSSGSLNRNGVSSRSNLFKASVAEDLPTSSFSPSIPQSTMKKVFAPGVTPEPSRVYRESTARPTPRGLAAHSSDKELFNMRISSPPPELTGEVLANKVPKDWNSKGSIYADQFLAHLCPPDLDDEQRRQFFCILDLRRLKYAANEIFSKKTWKLNIMNFAKEFEKSRSIILLRYGLYEFQSVKPSKEVLKRWRREHGLPDPEEEEEEEEASGTPSKPTSIKKRKADDDLSKETADATENVATASKRRVTVTDEVDEPTAVTPAPNKNKRKTVTNEGSPAKLQKATPSTAKSLFEKIASKPAATPASPLASPAGSLAAASPVPSPTPFKSVDKNAANGKLSRSVFNNSLKPPVNGSGNIFGYLSDASSAKNSGIEADAESESESDVEDDEDNEDSQEGAQSDEPSGAASGAGDVSSQAGSNLFGTKPSTGFGTGVSSAAGTRDSTPGRSLFDRITKDQDGQPVRADESADEIAIKKPASSINQTWNPTTQPLKFAPTSSATQNGSLFGKATSTSTSIFAPKSTAPSNIFGVSKQDQSSKANTPLSEADLAGGESDKENDSQPTKKVFSEPKVSAVPTTGASLFGLKPAVAEPVKVSEPAKPAATATTNLFGAIGNSEATSKLFGDVKTSMPSASTAALFAPKKEAEKPKGNGLFGSSDASNANPLTGASAALFGIKPAAPAAAPPSAPLSAPSPTPTTNLFGTAPAAPPATTTPVTSTNLFGAAAPAPTSTSTSLFGASTPAFTSEPAKPKPVLSSSTNLFGAAAPAAAPTSLFGAPSAVPAKKDPSPPVGGQPTAAAPLFSFGSAAGAGPKPTETSQQAAKSLFGAAPKSPPASFSTTNLFGGSPMKQDDASPAKKQFTGLGTDTSAPPPVFNFGAAGASSNSSSNLFGTSMNSAPAPAAAPLFGAAPSNTGSGSGSGDGSGGGFNFNFGSGGAGPSGGFSNPFTSGNAGGNSTQATTSAPGGMFTFGSSTPAGGSGGSAIFQFGSGTGSQPSQTSAPLFNGAASNTSVPSFTATAPSSQPSSMFTFGASQPSSGFNLAPPVGGSSTTGTNSPFNLGGGSSLATTPAGGTPEPSTQVKTNSNAADNNDEDGEKHEQISLTEGADRDEDILHEVRAKVLKFVPAGEASDAEEKKSKSPWATQGVGPLRLLKHKETNTVRLLLRAEPRGNVAMNRSVLPDLSYKADEKYVKMTTSNDKGDGLETWMIQVKTKDLAKSLAEALETHKALNKK
- a CDS encoding uncharacterized protein (EggNog:ENOG41), translated to MSQSQHQSKEQQIADAQANLPLPEQPPKASDWNSADMRTTGVGSGRISGNAGTDAGAEAGLRGPAVKASEEVDMSKIGREGLDK
- a CDS encoding uncharacterized protein (BUSCO:EOG092D2P76~EggNog:ENOG41), giving the protein MFRRILTKMAESAPKRLKTDSSVLVGTHSGHFHADEALAVHMLRMLPAYRDSRLVRTRDPKTLETCHTVVDVGGEYDAQRNRYDHHQRGFDTTFPGKNTKLSSAGLVYMHFGRDLIAQSIQQAADNSTAADSSADVELLYNKIYENFIEAVDAHDNGISRYDRDALQAAGIEQRFSTGGFTLGAMVGRLNPNWNDPKPADADEAQQAEDQLFLTASRRIGEEFERTLDFMTKAWLPARTIVQQAFDQRAKHDPEGRILVIEGQSVPWKEHLYALEGEGNPSVLYVLYAESTNPGAKWRIQCVPETQDSFTSRKPLPEAWRGFRDAELDGVCGVDGCVFVHAAGFIGGNKTFEGAMEMATKALAL